One Trichormus variabilis 0441 genomic window, GCAGTACTTCCAACCCATCTAAAATGAAAAGATAACGCCCACTTTTGAGCATTCCATGAATAAAGTTGACTTTTTCTGCCCAAGTCACTTTATAAGGATCAATTCCTGGAACTAAAAATTCTAGTGCAGCTTCCAAAAACTCAAGCACATTATTCTTTTCATAAAAACCCCACCAAAACACGCCAGTAGGTTGAGGTAAAGATGAATCTTGCAGCAAATCTTCCAACCAGCGACGGGTGAGGGAACTTTTACCCTCGCCACCAAAACCAATAAGTCCCACAATTGAGCAATTAGAGTCAACCCAATCCTGATTTAGTGTTTTGAGAAAATCTGCTCTACCCACCCATTCTTCTAAAGGTGCTGGTGCATTATTCAGGTTCGAGATTATCCCTGGTTGAGACACTGGTTGCTCTCCTGTAGGGTTTGCGTTAATTGTAGGCTGGGGTGTAGGTAGTGCATCTGCTAATGGTAAAGACATGGGGTCAAAAGTGAGGACTCGACAATCAACAGCAAAACTTGTGTCCCGGTCTTTTTCACTTTCCCCAGAGTCCCAAGTTTCCGCAATCACACCCACTACTAAGTTACGTTCAATATCCAGAACGGCGGAACCACTCATACCACTGTCGATATGCTGGCTATTCAACATTACAGGGTCGCTGTGCAAAATCAGCGCCTCTGGTGATTCAGCAAAGTCTACTATTTCACCATGCGCTGGTAGTCCTTGGTAATTTTGCAGTCGGCGGTAGCCAAAACTCCGGAATTTGTTACCTGCTGAACCTTCCGCCATCCCCAGAATTGCGGGTTCTATCCCATCTGGGAGTGTAGCCGTGTCCAGTTGCAACACAACCACATCATCATCATGGTCTAAAAAACAAGCTGTAACTGTGGCTATATGTGCTTTCTGTTCTGGCTTAATTGCTTTGGGGAAGTAGACATTAATTTCTACTCCCTCAGCAACTTCTCCCCCTGCATCCCGCACCACATGACAACAGGTGACAATTTGTCCGGTAAGGGAGACTACAAAACCGGTGCCAACAATCACATTATTGACACCGCGAATTTGCACAGTAAAGTTACGCAGATTTTGAATCTGGCTCATTATTGGAATCTTTACGCTCCCAGAGTAACTTTACCTTGAGGCTGGCTTCTCCCGAAGTTTTGGCAATAATTGCGCCCGCTTCAGTATTTAACTTGATGCCAAATTCTAATTCCACTTCCGATGGCTTGTTAGATAATGTATCGATTGTTGCTATCGTCTTTTGTGCCATTTGCCGGATAGTCAGCATGGCTTTATCCAAGGCTTTCGCCGATTCTTTGGCGATGTCTGCTGGTGCCACGCTAACTGACCTCATCCCAGCACTGGGGGCGAATTCTACAATGATTACTGGCTCATCGATGAGGGCATCTTGATTATCCATTGTGTAATATTTTTTACTATATTTTCGGAAATCATAACAGACGATACCAGTATTTTCAATACTGACGTGAATAGATTTCA contains:
- a CDS encoding CU044_2847 family protein, encoding MDNQDALIDEPVIIVEFAPSAGMRSVSVAPADIAKESAKALDKAMLTIRQMAQKTIATIDTLSNKPSEVELEFGIKLNTEAGAIIAKTSGEASLKVKLLWERKDSNNEPDSKSA